In Setaria italica strain Yugu1 chromosome I, Setaria_italica_v2.0, whole genome shotgun sequence, the genomic window GATGCCACAATGTTCAGTGCTGAAAAGGACAGTTGGGCTAAAGCTGTCGCTTGAACAATTTACAGCACTTAGAATTGcaccttctttaatatcattcCTTTTTACATCAACAATTCCAGAATACCTTTCCACAACACTCCCAACGCCGCGTGCACAATCAACAGAAAACAAGTGCAGTGTTCCATCGCTTGCACCGACAGCCACCTGTGAAGTACCACGAACCATTGTCGTACAAAGAGCTCGGCTAGTACCCATGCTGTACGTTAACCTGGATCTGAAGGCAATGTCCTTTTCCAACTTTCTTGTATCCCATATCTTGATACTTGAGTCGTCAGAAGCAGTCACAAAAAAGGTATTATCATTTGACACGGCGATATCATTGACAGACAAGCGATGCTCCTGGAGATGTGCCACTAGTATTCCACGAGGCTTCCATCCAGTCTCCAAGTTCACTGCTGATCTGGAGAAGGACGGCAATCCTCCAGTATCAGAGTTTGGAATGCTATCCCCTTGCAAAGAGGAACTGCTCTTGATAGAATCATTTATGCTTAACTCTCGCCGCTTGCTACTGAAATAATCATCTCTAGTATGCACGCCTGGGCGGTTGGGTTCCAACCAAGGTAGCCTTATTGATGCTTTATACACTGAAGAATCAGGGAGCGGCTGTGTTTCTCCTAAACCTCGCTTATCGGTACAAACAGAATACGATGGTATTCCTTTAGATAAGCCGTCATAAAAGGAACTATTCCCAGCAGATGCATGTAGTGCAAAACCAGAATATAATGATTTGTCAGAAGAAACTGAATCTTTGACATCAAAAGGCATGTTGCTGGAAATATTAGGGCCTTTCAATCGCGCAACATCTTCAAGATTGATTGAGGATCCACTTTGCGCTATACCAGGGTATCTTCCACCAAGTACTGTCAGTTCTTTCTTGCCACCACCCTTCAGTAAAATGTCTCCCATGTCCTGAGCATCCTCTAAAGCTTGGTAGAAGATCGATTTTGGCAGTGGAGGCTTAAGGCATGAAAGAAGAGCAGGTTCAGAGGACAATGAAGGTGGCTCCCTGTGTAGGAACTGCCTTAGATGAGGAGAAAGGTACACATAAGTATCTACAGCCCCTAGGCTCTCACTGCAAGCAGCAACAAATCTTACAGCAGACCGTTTAACCCAATTGATTGGATACCGAAGCAGGGGGAGAACCTTTCCCAATAGACTAACAATTACTCTTTTCCTCAAATAACCACTTTTGCACATCATGGTCAAGCAATCAAGTGCATTTACAAGGACAGCCTCCATACCATCACTTAGCGCCTGTTCAAGATATGGCAAAAGATATTCCTCAACGCTCCTTGAACCAATGAAATAGCAAACAAAGACAATCTGGCCAAAGAAAACTGCACGGAGCTGCTCGTCATGGTCATTTAGAAATGCCGGAAGTATAGGAAGAAGAAAATCATTACTTTGCTTGTGCCCAAAGAAGTAACACAAATAACCTATATCCTGCAGAAGAGCTCTGCGGACATTAGGTGTCTGCTTTTGTCCCATAGCCAAATCTTGCACTATTTCATAAATATTTTTCCTCAGTTCTGCAAGCTGGGCATAAAATTGATCTTGCTTCTTTGCTGGTGAATCTGCAGACTGTGATCTGGGAGCTATCACTGATTCATCCAGAGGTCCAATATCGGCTATGCTACGAGAACGAAGTAGGAACCTATAAGCTGTTAAAGCCAGCTTATGAATATTGCTAGCATAGCAAACTCTAACACTCTCCTCTGTATCATCAGGAAGCAAAGAGAGCATTGGGAGGATGTACTCAGGGAATATAACAGCATCACTGATAGGGAAGTCTTGCACAAGACAGAGGACATCACATAAGGTTTCCAAAGCAGCGCAGCGGACAATGGCAGCCGGATCTGAAAGCATCGCAATCACATAGGGAACCACTAGCTGTAAGCGATTGTCATCATCTATGTATGTGGACGAAAACTTCAGAAGAATGAGACTGGCCCTTCTTAGCTCAGGTTTTTTCACACTGCGTATGCATGAGCAGAGTAATGAGGCAAGCAAGACCATGCCTTCACAGctctccttggagtctatctgTTGAAAAATGTCAAAGCTATAGGTATCTGATTGGCCATCATAACCAGCTACCAAGGAACATAAATTACTCTTTGAGATCTTCTGCACATGGGATACAACATTGTTCCGGGTCGTCAAACCACTTCCTGTTCCCCTTCCTGCTGGATTAACCAGCTGTGAGGACCGAATATGGTCCTGGTCCATGTCTTTTGTTATCTTTGTGCTTGTGCTGTTGCTCCTGTTCTCCACTTCTTTGAGGAGGAAATTGATATCTCCAGCAATCTGTTGATGGTCTACAAGAGCATTTTTCTTAACTGATGTGCTCTTTTTAGAATCTCCTGGCGAGTTTAAATTTTGCCCTCCTGTGCCTTTTCTCCCAGATGGTTCACTATGCTCAGACAATGTACATCTCCCGATCTGTTCAATCGTTGAGCTGTCCATCATTATTTCAAGTATCTTTTCAAAATTGTCTTGAGTCTTCTCAACCTGGATACAGAATTACGTTTAGAAACTAGGACAACTGTAGAAACCAGAGGCGACTACAAAACTCGAATGATCCTTACCCTGGCATCTGAGTCAAGTGGAACAATATCCGAGAAGAACTTGTGCAGAAAGTTTGAAAAATAAACTGGGAACACAACAGATTCGTATTTTTGTAGATAGCTTCGACACGGTAGCCTTTTTTGGGGGTCCAACTGGATCATGTGAAGTATCATGTCACGAATACCAGTATCTTGTATCTGCAAGAACAAGTTTATTTCAGAAGCTTTTTCTAGGTAATATCTGAAGAGAATCCAACAATCCTCTAGTCGACCAAAATTAGGAAATAGCAGTAAAATCAACAAGGAAACCGATGATGAGGATACAGTATGCAAATGAAGGCGCTTTACATGCAAAAAACGTAGGCCTCCTTTCTACATGCACCTTTCACAAGTACAGAGTATTCACAAATAAATCAGTTTTTCACTGATTAGGTCCGTAAAATAGCCTGTTTCATTCAGGTCCTTCTAACACAATTACACAATACTGGAGTATAGACGCAGTATAAGGCATGCCGAAGTAGACTAT contains:
- the LOC101785421 gene encoding probable serine/threonine-protein kinase vps15, whose product is MGNKIARTTQASATEYYLHDLPSTYNLVLLDVVSRDRFLKSVRCKHDEGLLLVKVYFKRAGEPIDLKEHERRLERIRNTFKGIEGSHVWPFQVWLQTDKAAYLLRQYFFNNLHDRLSTRPFLSQIAKKWLAFQLIHAVEQSHSKGVCHGDIKCENVLVTSWNWLYLADFASFKPTYIPYDDPSDYSFYFDTGGRRRCYLAPERFYEHGGESQVAADAPLQPSMDIFSLGCVLAELFLDGVALFEFSNLLSYRRGQYDPMLLLHKIQDTGIRDMILHMIQLDPQKRLPCRSYLQKYESVVFPVYFSNFLHKFFSDIVPLDSDARVEKTQDNFEKILEIMMDSSTIEQIGRCTLSEHSEPSGRKGTGGQNLNSPGDSKKSTSVKKNALVDHQQIAGDINFLLKEVENRSNSTSTKITKDMDQDHIRSSQLVNPAGRGTGSGLTTRNNVVSHVQKISKSNLCSLVAGYDGQSDTYSFDIFQQIDSKESCEGMVLLASLLCSCIRSVKKPELRRASLILLKFSSTYIDDDNRLQLVVPYVIAMLSDPAAIVRCAALETLCDVLCLVQDFPISDAVIFPEYILPMLSLLPDDTEESVRVCYASNIHKLALTAYRFLLRSRSIADIGPLDESVIAPRSQSADSPAKKQDQFYAQLAELRKNIYEIVQDLAMGQKQTPNVRRALLQDIGYLCYFFGHKQSNDFLLPILPAFLNDHDEQLRAVFFGQIVFVCYFIGSRSVEEYLLPYLEQALSDGMEAVLVNALDCLTMMCKSGYLRKRVIVSLLGKVLPLLRYPINWVKRSAVRFVAACSESLGAVDTYVYLSPHLRQFLHREPPSLSSEPALLSCLKPPLPKSIFYQALEDAQDMGDILLKGGGKKELTVLGGRYPGIAQSGSSINLEDVARLKGPNISSNMPFDVKDSVSSDKSLYSGFALHASAGNSSFYDGLSKGIPSYSVCTDKRGLGETQPLPDSSVYKASIRLPWLEPNRPGVHTRDDYFSSKRRELSINDSIKSSSSLQGDSIPNSDTGGLPSFSRSAVNLETGWKPRGILVAHLQEHRLSVNDIAVSNDNTFFVTASDDSSIKIWDTRKLEKDIAFRSRLTYSMGTSRALCTTMVRGTSQVAVGASDGTLHLFSVDCARGVGSVVERYSGIVDVKRNDIKEGAILSAVNCSSDSFSPTVLFSTEHCGIHKWDTRTNSESWSFKSSPEEGYISALVVGQCGNWFISGSSRGALTLWDNRFLLPVNSWYYSTVSPIEKLCLLIPPPSSISSAGRPLVFVAAGCNEVSLWNAENGSCHQVFRTASTENEAVMPKTPSRPLNKSTTKDVRRPGNYKYRIDELNDPPVRHPGIRSLLPLPGGDLLTGGTDLKIRYWDQARPEQSFCIAGPSAKEVRSAKGDILEKAVGNNECYDIRSSFGVQVVQEMYKQTTTVSGLTPKTQLALAAADSAGCHRDTILALASFNLSSQRLISASRDGAVKVWK